A window of Haliscomenobacter hydrossis DSM 1100 contains these coding sequences:
- a CDS encoding GH39 family glycosyl hydrolase, with translation MKKFILCCLLFGATQFVFAQKTIINVDFSKEIGEMRPFWAWFGADEPNYAYMKDGKKLLSELSAMSPVPVYFRAHNLLTSGHDTMNLKWGSTNIYTEDAQGNPVYDFTIVDKIFDTYLQRGIKPMAQFSFMPEALSTNPQPYEHHWQPGMPYDKVYTGWAYPPKDYKKWADLVYTWVKHAVARYGKAEVESWYWELWNEPNIGYWKGTVEEYCKLYDYTADAAKRALPTIKIGGPETTGPSWNKAADFLKTFLNHCISGKNYVTGKVGSPLDFITFHAKGSPKIVDGHVQMNMGTQLRDISEGFRIVASYPTLKHLPIIIGESDPEGCAACGMKTNPQNAYRNGTMYSSYTAASFARKYALADYFKVNLKGVVSWSFEFENQPYFYGFRDLATNGIDKPVLNVFRMFALMSGKRVAVSGNQKYTYAMVRDSSVRGKNADIDALASKDLNSAAVMLWHYHDDDVRTEDAAIELNLKGFTAKTLNVHHYRIDDENSNAYEVWKKMGSPENPSAEQIAILEKAGQLTLLSSPSYVKTSNGSLKMNVQLPRQGVSLLKFDW, from the coding sequence ATGAAAAAATTTATCCTTTGCTGCCTGCTCTTTGGTGCTACTCAATTTGTTTTTGCTCAAAAAACCATCATCAATGTTGACTTCAGCAAAGAAATTGGTGAAATGCGCCCATTTTGGGCCTGGTTCGGCGCCGACGAGCCCAATTATGCCTACATGAAAGACGGCAAAAAATTGCTGTCAGAATTGAGCGCCATGAGTCCGGTACCGGTGTATTTCCGGGCACACAACCTGCTGACTTCCGGGCATGACACCATGAACCTGAAGTGGGGCTCCACCAATATTTACACCGAAGATGCCCAAGGCAATCCCGTTTACGATTTTACCATTGTGGACAAAATATTTGACACTTACCTGCAAAGAGGCATCAAGCCGATGGCGCAATTCAGCTTCATGCCCGAAGCCCTCTCCACCAACCCGCAACCCTACGAGCACCACTGGCAGCCGGGAATGCCTTATGACAAGGTGTATACCGGCTGGGCTTATCCCCCCAAGGATTACAAAAAGTGGGCTGATTTGGTCTACACCTGGGTCAAACACGCGGTAGCACGCTACGGCAAAGCCGAAGTAGAAAGCTGGTACTGGGAACTCTGGAACGAACCCAACATCGGCTACTGGAAAGGTACCGTGGAGGAATATTGCAAACTGTACGACTACACCGCCGATGCCGCCAAAAGAGCGTTGCCCACCATCAAAATTGGTGGCCCTGAAACGACAGGGCCAAGCTGGAACAAAGCCGCCGATTTTTTAAAAACCTTCCTCAACCACTGTATTTCTGGCAAAAATTACGTTACCGGGAAAGTAGGCTCTCCGCTGGATTTCATCACTTTTCATGCCAAAGGTTCGCCCAAAATTGTCGATGGACATGTGCAAATGAACATGGGTACGCAGTTGCGGGACATTTCCGAAGGATTCAGAATTGTAGCCTCCTACCCTACCCTCAAACACCTGCCCATCATCATTGGGGAGTCTGACCCCGAGGGCTGCGCGGCTTGTGGCATGAAAACCAATCCGCAAAACGCCTACCGCAATGGCACGATGTATTCCAGCTACACCGCCGCCTCTTTTGCCCGAAAATACGCCCTCGCAGACTATTTCAAAGTCAATTTAAAAGGCGTAGTGAGCTGGTCTTTTGAGTTTGAAAACCAGCCTTATTTCTACGGATTTCGCGATTTGGCCACCAACGGCATCGACAAACCTGTACTCAATGTATTCCGCATGTTTGCCCTGATGTCGGGAAAAAGGGTCGCTGTATCGGGCAACCAAAAGTATACTTATGCCATGGTTCGCGATTCCAGCGTGCGCGGCAAAAATGCCGACATTGATGCCCTGGCAAGTAAAGATCTAAATTCCGCTGCCGTCATGCTTTGGCATTACCACGACGACGATGTTCGCACTGAGGACGCTGCGATTGAGCTCAATTTAAAAGGATTTACGGCCAAAACGCTCAATGTTCACCATTACCGGATTGATGACGAGAACAGCAATGCGTATGAGGTTTGGAAAAAAATGGGCTCGCCCGAAAATCCGAGTGCGGAACAAATTGCGATTTTGGAAAAGGCCGGGCAGTTGACGTTGTTGAGTTCGCCGAGTTATGTAAAAACCAGCAATGGGAGCTTGAAAATGAATGTTCAGTTGCCTAGGCAGGGGGTTTCTTTGTTGAAGTTTGATTGGTGA
- a CDS encoding response regulator translates to MYKILLIDDEPKDMKNSFLSVGWELVEAINEEEATKQLSLHQFDVIILDLALRGTSSFDRGFIFLKELNVAIKFSIPIIVLTKDMNEGSMQRALNQGAAGFYQKGVYNPRWIQEQIIEIITAFSKGTPPIDPFFSHKKSLIYQRQQLLKKLKQNNIKIIFSIEGKVGVGKQFLVKYLRNNGINIELHDFEITSTFDIRNFDSVINVIAINNISRTSLETQREIFNNIRDFNVSFIFLLDETFYDYYDKGLILDELFDLVMKNTRMSLPVLKERTEDISDLINTFLAEPSICPKHLPYFAKTSDQVFTEDVLNLFYTYDWKTNIRELRHFIQYTMCQVIIRKHREKNYPEIIGQDLLPIRLKPIEVEIRLEEPDHRLKEAHEFLHKINIAMNQNENNFESAAEALNKDVSIIKKQLKHYFDLVPSAFDKDRYASIFGFLEFNIFFCYAPESEDIYNELKKHLSSLSKHPLCKVTHNQKPFLGSNLVNQLKTQLSQSKIICFIICKDLFSSESSKCRVPLEYIPRKKENQDVVPIIGKSYAWEELPEFKDLEALPRNGQPIMHNNSFSDEILTQVAKEIKALFNERLFR, encoded by the coding sequence AGAAGCCACAAAGCAGCTATCGCTCCATCAATTCGATGTCATCATTTTAGATTTAGCCCTACGAGGTACATCTAGTTTTGATAGAGGCTTCATATTTCTAAAAGAGCTAAATGTAGCGATCAAATTTTCAATTCCTATAATCGTATTGACTAAAGATATGAATGAAGGTTCTATGCAAAGAGCCTTAAATCAAGGTGCTGCGGGTTTTTATCAAAAAGGAGTATACAATCCTAGATGGATACAAGAACAAATCATTGAAATTATTACGGCATTTTCTAAGGGTACCCCCCCTATTGACCCATTTTTTTCCCATAAAAAATCGCTTATCTATCAGAGGCAGCAATTGTTAAAAAAATTAAAACAAAACAACATCAAAATTATTTTTTCTATCGAAGGAAAAGTAGGAGTAGGTAAACAATTTTTAGTCAAATATTTACGAAACAACGGTATAAACATAGAATTACATGATTTTGAAATCACTTCAACTTTTGATATTCGTAATTTTGATTCTGTTATAAATGTGATAGCGATAAACAATATTTCAAGAACTTCACTAGAGACACAAAGGGAAATATTTAACAATATTCGTGATTTTAATGTTTCCTTTATTTTTTTACTCGATGAGACCTTTTATGATTATTATGATAAAGGCTTAATCCTTGATGAACTTTTTGATTTGGTAATGAAAAATACTCGTATGTCACTTCCTGTATTAAAAGAGCGTACCGAAGACATTTCTGATTTAATAAATACATTTTTAGCTGAACCTAGCATCTGTCCAAAACATCTACCTTATTTTGCTAAAACATCAGATCAAGTTTTCACCGAAGACGTGCTCAATCTGTTTTACACTTATGATTGGAAGACCAATATTCGAGAATTACGACATTTTATTCAGTATACAATGTGCCAGGTAATCATTCGCAAGCATAGAGAGAAAAATTACCCTGAAATCATTGGTCAAGATTTGTTACCCATTCGATTAAAACCTATTGAAGTTGAGATTCGCCTCGAAGAGCCTGATCATCGACTGAAAGAAGCTCATGAATTTTTGCATAAGATAAATATTGCGATGAACCAAAATGAGAATAATTTCGAATCTGCGGCGGAGGCGCTAAATAAGGATGTATCCATCATAAAAAAACAGTTAAAGCACTATTTTGATTTGGTTCCTAGTGCTTTCGATAAAGACAGATATGCAAGTATTTTCGGATTTTTAGAATTTAATATTTTTTTTTGTTATGCACCGGAATCTGAAGATATTTATAATGAGTTAAAAAAACATTTATCTTCTCTCTCAAAACATCCACTTTGTAAAGTCACCCATAATCAGAAGCCTTTTCTAGGAAGTAATTTGGTTAATCAATTAAAGACTCAATTAAGTCAATCAAAAATAATTTGCTTCATCATATGCAAAGACCTTTTTTCATCGGAAAGTTCAAAGTGTAGGGTTCCTTTAGAGTATATACCTCGTAAAAAAGAGAACCAAGATGTGGTTCCAATTATTGGTAAGAGCTATGCTTGGGAAGAATTACCAGAATTTAAAGATTTGGAAGCACTACCTAGAAATGGACAGCCCATCATGCACAACAACTCGTTCAGTGATGAGATACTGACTCAGGTCGCAAAAGAAATAAAAGCGCTATTCAATGAGCGGCTATTTCGCTAA